A region from the Lates calcarifer isolate ASB-BC8 linkage group LG2, TLL_Latcal_v3, whole genome shotgun sequence genome encodes:
- the secisbp2l gene encoding selenocysteine insertion sequence-binding protein 2-like isoform X4, which produces MDASDNKDVKLSAEVEPFIPQRKGLEGSLVSMSLAGEAGGGGGSGGIGGGGGGVETTPIPSYLITCYPFVQENQPNRQHPMYNGGELRWQQPNPTPGGPYLAYPILSSPQPPVSNDYAYYQIMPAPCPPVMGFYQPFPGTYAGPVQTGVVNPVSTDVGERPLPLGPAYGMASQRGRGMVRPNVLPKQQLGVCQPPRGRRPPTRNVAVQKEVCTLGPDGRTKTVMLVDAAQQTDFPGEVSGRCAAERASPLLWKNRTKRRRASHPAESYNEQGASEADIDSDSGYCSPKHNQAAGVTQRTAENTTAPTGVEAGVMTAGTWVNVASQATPKSWGDRNGQFQRADQRKNPEQRNFSQDFHSGYPGRLPPNQSEQRLQPAVVAGTELTPEPLYFEDEDEFPDLATGGAAQRGTKPESAPAQTHTQPKLPKNLLDNLPENSPINIVQTPIPITTSVPKRAKSQRKKALAAALATAQEYSEISMEQKKLQEAFTKAAGKKSKTSVELDLGDMLAALEKHQQAMKARQLTNTKPLSFTVGTTTPFHSSGSTNVPSMLKGHQQQYSTPHNALDSTAPRIKRGKEREIPKVKRPTALKKIILKEREGKKGKTSVEQESSGQEEHGDECLHFTDDLSREPASQEENGLSVPSDASLSPASQNSPYSITPVSQGSPASSGIGSPMASNAITKIHSRRFREYCNQVLSKEIDESVTLLLQELVRFQERVYQKDPTKAKSKRRLVMGLREVTKHMKLHKIKCVIISPNCEKIQAKGGLDEALYNVIAMAREQEIPFVFALGRKALGRCVNKLVPVSVVGIFNYSGAEGLFNRLVSLTEEARKAYKDMVSALEQEQAEEALKNDKKVPHYMGHSRNHSAASAISFCSIFSEPISEVNEKEYETNWRSMVETSDALEPVEAEPSRPAPSTATQRDSEAPTGTTNATQPGSIVAQPRPGPQTQGAGERDEVRVDDRLELASQQSTETGSLDGSCRGPLNSSITSTTSTLVPGMLEEAEEEDEEEEDYTPEPISVEVPTLSSRIESWVSKTLENLQLGKSQESTEEEEEEDDEERGQSEDEEDLDSVDITESMVEGKEQVEAKKVAG; this is translated from the exons GATGTGAAGCTTTCAGCCGAAGTGGAACCGTTCATCCCACAGAGGAAAGGTCTTGAAGGATCCCTGGTCAGCATGAGTCTTGCTGGAGAGGcgggtggtggaggagggagcGGAGGCAtaggaggaggtggtggaggggtggaAACCACTCCTATACCCAGCTACCTCATCACCTGCTACCCTTTTGTTCAGGAGAACCAACCAAATAG GCAACATCCTATGTACAATGGAGGGGAGCTGCGCTGGCAGCAGCCTAACCCTACCCCTGGTGGTCCATACTTGGCCTACCCCATCTTGTCTTCCCCCCAGCCTCCTGTATCCAATGACTATGCTTACTACCAGATTATGCCTGCTCCATGTCCACCTGTGATGGGCTTCTACCAGCCCTTCCCTGGCACCTATGCGGGTCCTGTGCAAACTGGTGTGGTCAACCCAGTCTCAACAGATGTTGGGGAAAGACCACTGCCACTGGGCCCAGCATATGGGATGGCCAGCCAGAGGGGGAGAGGCATGGTCCGGCCTAATGTTCTCCCAAAG CAACAGTTGGGTGTGTGCCAGCCTCCAAGGGGTCGCCGGCCTCCAACAAGGAATGTAGCTGTGCAGAAGGAGGTGTGTACCTTGGGTCCAGATGGAAGGACAAAGACAGTCATGCTAGTGGATGCAGCACAGCAGACTG ATTTCCCAGGTGAAGTGTCAGGGCGGTGTGCTGCTGAGCGGGCTAGTCCTCTATTGTGGAAAAACCGAACAAAGAGAAGACGGGCATCCCATCCAGCAGAAAGCTACAATGAGCAGGGCGCCAGTGAGGCAGATATAGACAGTGACAGTGGCTACTGTAGCCCCAAACACAACCAGGCAGCAGGGGTAACACAACGAACAGCAGAGAATACAACAGCACCAACG GGAGTAGAGGCCGGTGTAATGACAG CAGGTACCTGGGTAAATGTAGCTTCTCAGGCTACCCCCAAGTCCTGGGGAGACAGAAACGGACAGTTTCAAAGAGCAGACCAGAGGAAGAATCCTGAACAAAGAAACTTCTCACAG GATTTCCATAGTGGCTACCCAGGGCGTTTGCCACCCAATCAGTCAGAACaaaggctacagccagcagtaGTCGCTGGCACTGAGCTCACTCCAGAGCCCCTTTACTTTGAG GATGAGGATGAGTTCCCAGATCTAGCTACTGGAGGGGCTGCTCAACGCGGCACCAAACCAGAATCTGCTCCAGCCCAGACACACACGCAACCTAAACTGCCTAAAAACCTG CTGGATAACCTACCAGAAAACTCCCCTATCAACATTGTGCAGACACCTATCCCCATTACCACCTCTGTTCCcaagagagccaagagccaGAGGAAGAAGGCCTTGGCTGCTGCCTTGGCCACAGCACAGGAGTACTCTGAAATCAGCATGGAACAGAAGAAATTACAG GAGGCATTCACAAAAGCAGCAGGGAAGAAGAGTAAAACCTCTGTCGAGCTGGACTTGGGGGACATGCTAGCAGCTTTGGAGAAACATCAGCAGGCTATGAAGGCCAGACAACTCACCAATACAAAGCCGCTGTCTTTTACAG TTGGAACAACCACTCCATTCCACAGCTCAGGCTCAACCAATGTGCCGTCCATGTTGAAGGGTCATCAGCAGCAATACTCCACTCCACATAATGCCCTGGATTCCACTGCACCCCGTAtcaagagagggaaggagagagagatccCTAAAGTCAAACGGCCAACGGCCCTTAAGAAG ATTATCTTGAAGGAAcgtgaaggaaaaaaagggaagacaAGTGTGGAACAAGAGTCATCAGGGCAGGAGGAGCATGGCGATGAGTGTCTACATTTTACTGATGATCTCTCACGAGAGCCTGCCTCCCAAGAAG AGAATGGTCTGAGTGTGCCCAGTGATGCGTCCCTTTCCCCAGCCAGTCAGAACTCTCCCTATAGCATCACCCCAGTGTCCCAGGGTTCTCCTGCCAGCTCTGGCATCGGGAGTCCCATGGCCTCAAATGCCATCACTAAGATCCACAGCCGACGTTTCAGAGA GTACTGTAACCAAGTGCTGAGTAAGGAGATCGACGAGAGTGTGACTTTGCTGTTACAGGAACTGGTTCGCTTCCAGGAGCGGGTCTACCAGAAGGATCCTACCAAGGCCAAATCCAAACGCCGCCTGGTCATGGGTCTCAGAGAGGTCACCAAGCACATGAAGTTGCATAAGATTAAGTGTGTGATCATCTCTCCCAACTGTGAGAAGATCCAGGCCAAAG GTGGTTTGGATGAAGCTTTATACAATGTAATTGCCATGGCTAGGGAGCAGGAGATCCCGTTTGTGTTTGCCTTGGGCAGAAAAGCTCTTGGACGCTGTGTCAACAAACTAGTGCCTGTCAGCGTGGTTGGCATTTTCAACTATTCTGGAGCTGAG GGTCTCTTCAACCGGTTAGTGTCTCTGACAGAAGAGGCTAGGAAAGCCTACAAGGACATGGTATCAGCTCTGGAGCAGGAGCAGGCAGAGGAGGCTctgaaaaatgacaagaaagTCCCACACTACATGGGACATTCCCGTAACCACTCCGCTGCTTCTGCCATCTCCTTTTGCTCAATTTTCTCTGAGCCCATCTCAGAGGTCAATGAAAAGGAGTACG AGACCAACTGGAGGAGTATGGTGGAGACTTCAGATGCCCTGGAGCCTGTAGAGGCTGAGCCGAGTCGACCTGCACCTTCCACAGCCACCCAGAGAGACAGCGAGGCACCGACAGGCACCACCAATGCCACCCAGCCTGGCTCCATTGTTGCACAGCCCAGGCCAGGGCCTCAGACACAGGGTGCTGGCGAGAGAGATGAGGTCCGTGTCGACGACCGGCTGGAGCTGGCCTCACAGCAGAGCACTGAGACAGGCTCATTGGATGGGAGCTGCAGAGGCCCACTGAACTCCTCCATTACCTCCACCACTTCCACCTTAGTCCCCGGGATGTtagaagaggcagaggaggaggatgaggaggaggaagactaCACTCCTGAACCTATTTCTGTAGAGGTGCCCACCCTCAGCAGCCGTATCGAATCCTGGGTGTCAAAGACCTTGGAAAACCTGCAGCTGGGAAAGAGCCAAGAAagtacagaggaggaggaagaggaagatgatgaggaGAGAGGGCAGAGTGAGGACGAGGAAGACCTTGATTCAGTGGACATCACAGAGTCGATGGTGGAGGGCAAAGAGCAAGTGGAGGCCAAGAAGGTTGCTGGCTGA
- the secisbp2l gene encoding selenocysteine insertion sequence-binding protein 2-like isoform X3 — translation MDASDNKDVKLSAEVEPFIPQRKGLEGSLVSMSLAGEAGGGGGSGGIGGGGGGVETTPIPSYLITCYPFVQENQPNRQHPMYNGGELRWQQPNPTPGGPYLAYPILSSPQPPVSNDYAYYQIMPAPCPPVMGFYQPFPGTYAGPVQTGVVNPVSTDVGERPLPLGPAYGMASQRGRGMVRPNVLPKQQLGVCQPPRGRRPPTRNVAVQKEVCTLGPDGRTKTVMLVDAAQQTDFPGEVSGRCAAERASPLLWKNRTKRRRASHPAESYNEQGASEADIDSDSGYCSPKHNQAAGVTQRTAENTTAPTGVEAGVMTVAGTWVNVASQATPKSWGDRNGQFQRADQRKNPEQRNFSQDFHSGYPGRLPPNQSEQRLQPAVVAGTELTPEPLYFEDEDEFPDLATGGAAQRGTKPESAPAQTHTQPKLPKNLLDNLPENSPINIVQTPIPITTSVPKRAKSQRKKALAAALATAQEYSEISMEQKKLQEAFTKAAGKKSKTSVELDLGDMLAALEKHQQAMKARQLTNTKPLSFTVGTTTPFHSSGSTNVPSMLKGHQQQYSTPHNALDSTAPRIKRGKEREIPKVKRPTALKKIILKEREGKKGKTSVEQESSGQEEHGDECLHFTDDLSREPASQEENGLSVPSDASLSPASQNSPYSITPVSQGSPASSGIGSPMASNAITKIHSRRFREYCNQVLSKEIDESVTLLLQELVRFQERVYQKDPTKAKSKRRLVMGLREVTKHMKLHKIKCVIISPNCEKIQAKGGLDEALYNVIAMAREQEIPFVFALGRKALGRCVNKLVPVSVVGIFNYSGAEGLFNRLVSLTEEARKAYKDMVSALEQEQAEEALKNDKKVPHYMGHSRNHSAASAISFCSIFSEPISEVNEKEYETNWRSMVETSDALEPVEAEPSRPAPSTATQRDSEAPTGTTNATQPGSIVAQPRPGPQTQGAGERDEVRVDDRLELASQQSTETGSLDGSCRGPLNSSITSTTSTLVPGMLEEAEEEDEEEEDYTPEPISVEVPTLSSRIESWVSKTLENLQLGKSQESTEEEEEEDDEERGQSEDEEDLDSVDITESMVEGKEQVEAKKVAG, via the exons GATGTGAAGCTTTCAGCCGAAGTGGAACCGTTCATCCCACAGAGGAAAGGTCTTGAAGGATCCCTGGTCAGCATGAGTCTTGCTGGAGAGGcgggtggtggaggagggagcGGAGGCAtaggaggaggtggtggaggggtggaAACCACTCCTATACCCAGCTACCTCATCACCTGCTACCCTTTTGTTCAGGAGAACCAACCAAATAG GCAACATCCTATGTACAATGGAGGGGAGCTGCGCTGGCAGCAGCCTAACCCTACCCCTGGTGGTCCATACTTGGCCTACCCCATCTTGTCTTCCCCCCAGCCTCCTGTATCCAATGACTATGCTTACTACCAGATTATGCCTGCTCCATGTCCACCTGTGATGGGCTTCTACCAGCCCTTCCCTGGCACCTATGCGGGTCCTGTGCAAACTGGTGTGGTCAACCCAGTCTCAACAGATGTTGGGGAAAGACCACTGCCACTGGGCCCAGCATATGGGATGGCCAGCCAGAGGGGGAGAGGCATGGTCCGGCCTAATGTTCTCCCAAAG CAACAGTTGGGTGTGTGCCAGCCTCCAAGGGGTCGCCGGCCTCCAACAAGGAATGTAGCTGTGCAGAAGGAGGTGTGTACCTTGGGTCCAGATGGAAGGACAAAGACAGTCATGCTAGTGGATGCAGCACAGCAGACTG ATTTCCCAGGTGAAGTGTCAGGGCGGTGTGCTGCTGAGCGGGCTAGTCCTCTATTGTGGAAAAACCGAACAAAGAGAAGACGGGCATCCCATCCAGCAGAAAGCTACAATGAGCAGGGCGCCAGTGAGGCAGATATAGACAGTGACAGTGGCTACTGTAGCCCCAAACACAACCAGGCAGCAGGGGTAACACAACGAACAGCAGAGAATACAACAGCACCAACG GGAGTAGAGGCCGGTGTAATGACAG tagCAGGTACCTGGGTAAATGTAGCTTCTCAGGCTACCCCCAAGTCCTGGGGAGACAGAAACGGACAGTTTCAAAGAGCAGACCAGAGGAAGAATCCTGAACAAAGAAACTTCTCACAG GATTTCCATAGTGGCTACCCAGGGCGTTTGCCACCCAATCAGTCAGAACaaaggctacagccagcagtaGTCGCTGGCACTGAGCTCACTCCAGAGCCCCTTTACTTTGAG GATGAGGATGAGTTCCCAGATCTAGCTACTGGAGGGGCTGCTCAACGCGGCACCAAACCAGAATCTGCTCCAGCCCAGACACACACGCAACCTAAACTGCCTAAAAACCTG CTGGATAACCTACCAGAAAACTCCCCTATCAACATTGTGCAGACACCTATCCCCATTACCACCTCTGTTCCcaagagagccaagagccaGAGGAAGAAGGCCTTGGCTGCTGCCTTGGCCACAGCACAGGAGTACTCTGAAATCAGCATGGAACAGAAGAAATTACAG GAGGCATTCACAAAAGCAGCAGGGAAGAAGAGTAAAACCTCTGTCGAGCTGGACTTGGGGGACATGCTAGCAGCTTTGGAGAAACATCAGCAGGCTATGAAGGCCAGACAACTCACCAATACAAAGCCGCTGTCTTTTACAG TTGGAACAACCACTCCATTCCACAGCTCAGGCTCAACCAATGTGCCGTCCATGTTGAAGGGTCATCAGCAGCAATACTCCACTCCACATAATGCCCTGGATTCCACTGCACCCCGTAtcaagagagggaaggagagagagatccCTAAAGTCAAACGGCCAACGGCCCTTAAGAAG ATTATCTTGAAGGAAcgtgaaggaaaaaaagggaagacaAGTGTGGAACAAGAGTCATCAGGGCAGGAGGAGCATGGCGATGAGTGTCTACATTTTACTGATGATCTCTCACGAGAGCCTGCCTCCCAAGAAG AGAATGGTCTGAGTGTGCCCAGTGATGCGTCCCTTTCCCCAGCCAGTCAGAACTCTCCCTATAGCATCACCCCAGTGTCCCAGGGTTCTCCTGCCAGCTCTGGCATCGGGAGTCCCATGGCCTCAAATGCCATCACTAAGATCCACAGCCGACGTTTCAGAGA GTACTGTAACCAAGTGCTGAGTAAGGAGATCGACGAGAGTGTGACTTTGCTGTTACAGGAACTGGTTCGCTTCCAGGAGCGGGTCTACCAGAAGGATCCTACCAAGGCCAAATCCAAACGCCGCCTGGTCATGGGTCTCAGAGAGGTCACCAAGCACATGAAGTTGCATAAGATTAAGTGTGTGATCATCTCTCCCAACTGTGAGAAGATCCAGGCCAAAG GTGGTTTGGATGAAGCTTTATACAATGTAATTGCCATGGCTAGGGAGCAGGAGATCCCGTTTGTGTTTGCCTTGGGCAGAAAAGCTCTTGGACGCTGTGTCAACAAACTAGTGCCTGTCAGCGTGGTTGGCATTTTCAACTATTCTGGAGCTGAG GGTCTCTTCAACCGGTTAGTGTCTCTGACAGAAGAGGCTAGGAAAGCCTACAAGGACATGGTATCAGCTCTGGAGCAGGAGCAGGCAGAGGAGGCTctgaaaaatgacaagaaagTCCCACACTACATGGGACATTCCCGTAACCACTCCGCTGCTTCTGCCATCTCCTTTTGCTCAATTTTCTCTGAGCCCATCTCAGAGGTCAATGAAAAGGAGTACG AGACCAACTGGAGGAGTATGGTGGAGACTTCAGATGCCCTGGAGCCTGTAGAGGCTGAGCCGAGTCGACCTGCACCTTCCACAGCCACCCAGAGAGACAGCGAGGCACCGACAGGCACCACCAATGCCACCCAGCCTGGCTCCATTGTTGCACAGCCCAGGCCAGGGCCTCAGACACAGGGTGCTGGCGAGAGAGATGAGGTCCGTGTCGACGACCGGCTGGAGCTGGCCTCACAGCAGAGCACTGAGACAGGCTCATTGGATGGGAGCTGCAGAGGCCCACTGAACTCCTCCATTACCTCCACCACTTCCACCTTAGTCCCCGGGATGTtagaagaggcagaggaggaggatgaggaggaggaagactaCACTCCTGAACCTATTTCTGTAGAGGTGCCCACCCTCAGCAGCCGTATCGAATCCTGGGTGTCAAAGACCTTGGAAAACCTGCAGCTGGGAAAGAGCCAAGAAagtacagaggaggaggaagaggaagatgatgaggaGAGAGGGCAGAGTGAGGACGAGGAAGACCTTGATTCAGTGGACATCACAGAGTCGATGGTGGAGGGCAAAGAGCAAGTGGAGGCCAAGAAGGTTGCTGGCTGA
- the secisbp2l gene encoding selenocysteine insertion sequence-binding protein 2-like isoform X2, which yields MRKRSAQLLLPLNTQEDVKLSAEVEPFIPQRKGLEGSLVSMSLAGEAGGGGGSGGIGGGGGGVETTPIPSYLITCYPFVQENQPNRQHPMYNGGELRWQQPNPTPGGPYLAYPILSSPQPPVSNDYAYYQIMPAPCPPVMGFYQPFPGTYAGPVQTGVVNPVSTDVGERPLPLGPAYGMASQRGRGMVRPNVLPKQQLGVCQPPRGRRPPTRNVAVQKEVCTLGPDGRTKTVMLVDAAQQTDFPGEVSGRCAAERASPLLWKNRTKRRRASHPAESYNEQGASEADIDSDSGYCSPKHNQAAGVTQRTAENTTAPTGVEAGVMTAGTWVNVASQATPKSWGDRNGQFQRADQRKNPEQRNFSQDFHSGYPGRLPPNQSEQRLQPAVVAGTELTPEPLYFEDEDEFPDLATGGAAQRGTKPESAPAQTHTQPKLPKNLLDNLPENSPINIVQTPIPITTSVPKRAKSQRKKALAAALATAQEYSEISMEQKKLQEAFTKAAGKKSKTSVELDLGDMLAALEKHQQAMKARQLTNTKPLSFTVGTTTPFHSSGSTNVPSMLKGHQQQYSTPHNALDSTAPRIKRGKEREIPKVKRPTALKKIILKEREGKKGKTSVEQESSGQEEHGDECLHFTDDLSREPASQEENGLSVPSDASLSPASQNSPYSITPVSQGSPASSGIGSPMASNAITKIHSRRFREYCNQVLSKEIDESVTLLLQELVRFQERVYQKDPTKAKSKRRLVMGLREVTKHMKLHKIKCVIISPNCEKIQAKGGLDEALYNVIAMAREQEIPFVFALGRKALGRCVNKLVPVSVVGIFNYSGAEGLFNRLVSLTEEARKAYKDMVSALEQEQAEEALKNDKKVPHYMGHSRNHSAASAISFCSIFSEPISEVNEKEYETNWRSMVETSDALEPVEAEPSRPAPSTATQRDSEAPTGTTNATQPGSIVAQPRPGPQTQGAGERDEVRVDDRLELASQQSTETGSLDGSCRGPLNSSITSTTSTLVPGMLEEAEEEDEEEEDYTPEPISVEVPTLSSRIESWVSKTLENLQLGKSQESTEEEEEEDDEERGQSEDEEDLDSVDITESMVEGKEQVEAKKVAG from the exons ATGAGGAAACGCAGTGCTCAGCTGTTATTACCACTAAACACACAAGAG GATGTGAAGCTTTCAGCCGAAGTGGAACCGTTCATCCCACAGAGGAAAGGTCTTGAAGGATCCCTGGTCAGCATGAGTCTTGCTGGAGAGGcgggtggtggaggagggagcGGAGGCAtaggaggaggtggtggaggggtggaAACCACTCCTATACCCAGCTACCTCATCACCTGCTACCCTTTTGTTCAGGAGAACCAACCAAATAG GCAACATCCTATGTACAATGGAGGGGAGCTGCGCTGGCAGCAGCCTAACCCTACCCCTGGTGGTCCATACTTGGCCTACCCCATCTTGTCTTCCCCCCAGCCTCCTGTATCCAATGACTATGCTTACTACCAGATTATGCCTGCTCCATGTCCACCTGTGATGGGCTTCTACCAGCCCTTCCCTGGCACCTATGCGGGTCCTGTGCAAACTGGTGTGGTCAACCCAGTCTCAACAGATGTTGGGGAAAGACCACTGCCACTGGGCCCAGCATATGGGATGGCCAGCCAGAGGGGGAGAGGCATGGTCCGGCCTAATGTTCTCCCAAAG CAACAGTTGGGTGTGTGCCAGCCTCCAAGGGGTCGCCGGCCTCCAACAAGGAATGTAGCTGTGCAGAAGGAGGTGTGTACCTTGGGTCCAGATGGAAGGACAAAGACAGTCATGCTAGTGGATGCAGCACAGCAGACTG ATTTCCCAGGTGAAGTGTCAGGGCGGTGTGCTGCTGAGCGGGCTAGTCCTCTATTGTGGAAAAACCGAACAAAGAGAAGACGGGCATCCCATCCAGCAGAAAGCTACAATGAGCAGGGCGCCAGTGAGGCAGATATAGACAGTGACAGTGGCTACTGTAGCCCCAAACACAACCAGGCAGCAGGGGTAACACAACGAACAGCAGAGAATACAACAGCACCAACG GGAGTAGAGGCCGGTGTAATGACAG CAGGTACCTGGGTAAATGTAGCTTCTCAGGCTACCCCCAAGTCCTGGGGAGACAGAAACGGACAGTTTCAAAGAGCAGACCAGAGGAAGAATCCTGAACAAAGAAACTTCTCACAG GATTTCCATAGTGGCTACCCAGGGCGTTTGCCACCCAATCAGTCAGAACaaaggctacagccagcagtaGTCGCTGGCACTGAGCTCACTCCAGAGCCCCTTTACTTTGAG GATGAGGATGAGTTCCCAGATCTAGCTACTGGAGGGGCTGCTCAACGCGGCACCAAACCAGAATCTGCTCCAGCCCAGACACACACGCAACCTAAACTGCCTAAAAACCTG CTGGATAACCTACCAGAAAACTCCCCTATCAACATTGTGCAGACACCTATCCCCATTACCACCTCTGTTCCcaagagagccaagagccaGAGGAAGAAGGCCTTGGCTGCTGCCTTGGCCACAGCACAGGAGTACTCTGAAATCAGCATGGAACAGAAGAAATTACAG GAGGCATTCACAAAAGCAGCAGGGAAGAAGAGTAAAACCTCTGTCGAGCTGGACTTGGGGGACATGCTAGCAGCTTTGGAGAAACATCAGCAGGCTATGAAGGCCAGACAACTCACCAATACAAAGCCGCTGTCTTTTACAG TTGGAACAACCACTCCATTCCACAGCTCAGGCTCAACCAATGTGCCGTCCATGTTGAAGGGTCATCAGCAGCAATACTCCACTCCACATAATGCCCTGGATTCCACTGCACCCCGTAtcaagagagggaaggagagagagatccCTAAAGTCAAACGGCCAACGGCCCTTAAGAAG ATTATCTTGAAGGAAcgtgaaggaaaaaaagggaagacaAGTGTGGAACAAGAGTCATCAGGGCAGGAGGAGCATGGCGATGAGTGTCTACATTTTACTGATGATCTCTCACGAGAGCCTGCCTCCCAAGAAG AGAATGGTCTGAGTGTGCCCAGTGATGCGTCCCTTTCCCCAGCCAGTCAGAACTCTCCCTATAGCATCACCCCAGTGTCCCAGGGTTCTCCTGCCAGCTCTGGCATCGGGAGTCCCATGGCCTCAAATGCCATCACTAAGATCCACAGCCGACGTTTCAGAGA GTACTGTAACCAAGTGCTGAGTAAGGAGATCGACGAGAGTGTGACTTTGCTGTTACAGGAACTGGTTCGCTTCCAGGAGCGGGTCTACCAGAAGGATCCTACCAAGGCCAAATCCAAACGCCGCCTGGTCATGGGTCTCAGAGAGGTCACCAAGCACATGAAGTTGCATAAGATTAAGTGTGTGATCATCTCTCCCAACTGTGAGAAGATCCAGGCCAAAG GTGGTTTGGATGAAGCTTTATACAATGTAATTGCCATGGCTAGGGAGCAGGAGATCCCGTTTGTGTTTGCCTTGGGCAGAAAAGCTCTTGGACGCTGTGTCAACAAACTAGTGCCTGTCAGCGTGGTTGGCATTTTCAACTATTCTGGAGCTGAG GGTCTCTTCAACCGGTTAGTGTCTCTGACAGAAGAGGCTAGGAAAGCCTACAAGGACATGGTATCAGCTCTGGAGCAGGAGCAGGCAGAGGAGGCTctgaaaaatgacaagaaagTCCCACACTACATGGGACATTCCCGTAACCACTCCGCTGCTTCTGCCATCTCCTTTTGCTCAATTTTCTCTGAGCCCATCTCAGAGGTCAATGAAAAGGAGTACG AGACCAACTGGAGGAGTATGGTGGAGACTTCAGATGCCCTGGAGCCTGTAGAGGCTGAGCCGAGTCGACCTGCACCTTCCACAGCCACCCAGAGAGACAGCGAGGCACCGACAGGCACCACCAATGCCACCCAGCCTGGCTCCATTGTTGCACAGCCCAGGCCAGGGCCTCAGACACAGGGTGCTGGCGAGAGAGATGAGGTCCGTGTCGACGACCGGCTGGAGCTGGCCTCACAGCAGAGCACTGAGACAGGCTCATTGGATGGGAGCTGCAGAGGCCCACTGAACTCCTCCATTACCTCCACCACTTCCACCTTAGTCCCCGGGATGTtagaagaggcagaggaggaggatgaggaggaggaagactaCACTCCTGAACCTATTTCTGTAGAGGTGCCCACCCTCAGCAGCCGTATCGAATCCTGGGTGTCAAAGACCTTGGAAAACCTGCAGCTGGGAAAGAGCCAAGAAagtacagaggaggaggaagaggaagatgatgaggaGAGAGGGCAGAGTGAGGACGAGGAAGACCTTGATTCAGTGGACATCACAGAGTCGATGGTGGAGGGCAAAGAGCAAGTGGAGGCCAAGAAGGTTGCTGGCTGA